Genomic DNA from Segatella copri:
AAGACAGATGGAAGCGCAGGTAAAGATGCTACATTCCCTGATGCAGACTTCTTCCTGATGCGTGTAGCAGAGGCATACCTGAACTTTGCAGAGGCTGATGCCCGCATCAATGGTGGTCAGACTACAGAGGAAGGTACCGCAGCTATCAATGCTATCCGCAAACGTGCAAATGCCTCTACTCGTGAAGACAGAGGCTATTCTCTGAACGATATCTGCGATGAATGGAGCCGTGAGTTCTACTTCGAGGGTCGCCGTCGTATGGATCTGATCCGTTTCAACCGTTATGGTGGCAATGTCAACTACAACTGGCAGTGGAAGGGCGGCACCAAGGAAGGTCGCAACTTCTCTGAACATTTGAACATCTTTGCTATCCCAACCAATGAGTTGACATCTAACAAGAATCTGATTCAGAATCCTGGATATTAATTTGCAAACATAAAAAGGAATTCATTATGAAAAATATAATTAAATCAGCTCTACTCGTTGTCATGAGTTTATTTCTCATGACAGCTTGTAGCGACGACAATGACTCTAATCCGACTATTCAGTCACCAACAGAGTTCAAGTTGAATACTCCTGCATTGCAGAATACCCCAATCGACCTGGCGAATTCGTCTAAGATTATGTTGACCTGCTCACAGCCTAACTATAGCTATACAGCTAGCGTTCAATATACAGTACAGGTCGCTACAGATGAAAATATGACTGATGCTGTTGAGCTTTCAGAAACCAGCACAAGTGCCAAGGTTGCAATCAATGCATCTTCATTGGCAAGTGCTTTGACCAACATCTTTGTGGAGAAAGGCAAGACAGAGGCTGATTTCCCTATGGACGTAAAAGCTTACTTCCGTTTGAAGGCAAATATTGTGACCAGTAATGGTAATGTTGTAGAAGGAACAGAGATTCTTTCTAATGTGGTTTCACTCAACAAGATTCACCTCTTGTTCTCATTGCCACCTGTCAACTTACCTAGCCATGTACATATAGTAGGTAACTTCTGTGACTGGGATTGGGCAAAGAGCTTCGACATGGTTCAGGTTTATGGTACAGATAATACCTTCTGGCGTCTTGTCTATATCGACGATAGCGGTATCAAGCTCAATACTGTAGCTGAAAGCAATAAGAGCGAAGTTGGTTATGCTGGCATTACAGTTTCCGGCGACTG
This window encodes:
- a CDS encoding SusF/SusE family outer membrane protein, translating into MKNIIKSALLVVMSLFLMTACSDDNDSNPTIQSPTEFKLNTPALQNTPIDLANSSKIMLTCSQPNYSYTASVQYTVQVATDENMTDAVELSETSTSAKVAINASSLASALTNIFVEKGKTEADFPMDVKAYFRLKANIVTSNGNVVEGTEILSNVVSLNKIHLLFSLPPVNLPSHVHIVGNFCDWDWAKSFDMVQVYGTDNTFWRLVYIDDSGIKLNTVAESNKSEVGYAGITVSGDCKDDIIDKDGNIASSKPGWYLVIVTTSVVNREIHYDVQFNKPTIWLIGPAAGSDDFAEEAEGWSFTVPTTMDGEFVSPAFVGSVPAGTDKGVRMYVKIPGHDWWHSEFVVLDGKIKYRATGGDQDRVTGEVGQQVHLNFSKGTGEIK